The following DNA comes from Amycolatopsis albispora.
GTTCCAGCCCGGCCGCGTGGGCCAGCCCGGTTTCCGGGGCGGCGCCGACCGCGAGCAGCACCACGTCGGCCTCCAGCACCGAACCGTCGGTCAGCCGCACGCCGGTGACCGCGCCCTCGTCGCCCACAAAATCCGCCACCGAACTGCGCAGCCGCCACCGCACGCCCTGCTCGGTGTGCAGGTCACGGAACACCCCGCCGACCTCCGTGCCGAGCACGCTCTCCAGCGGCGTGGACTCCATGCCGACCACGGTCACCTCCGCCCCGTGCCGTCGTGCGGCCGCAGCGGCCTCCGAGCCGATCCAGCCGGAACCGATGATCACCACCCGGTCCGCCTTGGCGAACGCGGCCCGCAGCGCGAGCGCGTCGTCGAGGGTGCGCAGCGTGTGGATGCCGGCCAGGTCGGCGCCACGCACCGGCAGCGAACGCGGTTTCGACCCGGTGGCCAGCAGCAGCCGGTCGTACCGGTGCTCACCCCCGGCGGCGTCCAGCACCAGCCGCGCGCCCATCTCGATCCGCGTGACCCTGGTGCCCAGGTGCAGCCCGATGTCGTGCTCGCTGTAGAAGTTCTGGTCGCGGACCCAGTCGGGCTCCTCAGCGTCACCGAGCAGCAGCCCTTTCGACAGCGCGGGCAGCTCGTACGGCCGGTGCGCGTCCGCGCCGAACAGCAGCACCTCGCCCGAGTAGCCGTTTTCCCGCAGGGACGCGGCGGCGCCCGCGCCGGCCAGTCCGCCGCCGATGATCACGATGCGCTGGGGTCCGGACATCGTCCGCTCCTTTGCTCGTCCACGGTGCTCGCTACCTGACGGTAGTTCTTTCGGGTAACTCGCGTCACGGCCCCGATCGGCTCCAGTCCCAGCACCAGGAGGCGAGTGCGATGCGAAATCGGGGAAAGGGCGTACCTGCCGTGGCCGTGCGGGACGAGTGGTCGGTGAGCTGCCGGGATCTGGCCGGGCGCAAACGTGATCTGACCGTGTTCGTGAGCAGCGACAAGGTGGTGCTGGTGGCGCCACCCGGCGAAGCGGCGGTGCTCGCGCCGCTGGACGTCGGGCGCCTGCGCGCGGCACTGCGCGACGCCGTGGTGACCGTGGCGCAGACCGGGAGCGATCAGGACTAGGCGTACCTACTGGTCAGTAGGTAGGATCCCCGGAATGACCAGCTACTTCGTCACCGGGGCCACCGGATTCCTGGGCAAGCGCCTGGTCGGGCGCCTGCTCGCCAGGCGCGGCACGGAAACCGTGTACGCGCTGGTCCGCGAGACCTCGCGGGGCAAGCTCGCCGCGCTGGCGCACCAGTGGCCGAACGCCGACCGCCTGGTGCCGGTCACCGGCGACCTGACCGAGCCGGGGCTCGGCGTGGACGCCGGTGCGCTGGGCCGCATCGACCACGTGGTGCACCTCGGCGCGATCTACGACTTCACCGCGAGCGAAAAAGCCAACCGGGAAGCCAACGTCGACGGCACGCGGCACACCCTGGAGTTCGCCCGCGCGACCGGCGCCAGGATGCACCACGTCTCGTCGATCGCCGTCGCGGGCAACCACGCCGGCCGGTTCACCGAAGCCGACTTCGACCTCGGCCAGGGCTTCGATTCCCCGTACCACGCCACGAAGTTCGAGGCCGAGAAGCTGGTCCGCGAGAGCGGGCTCTCGCACACCGTCTACCGGCCGTCCGCGGTGGTCGGCGACTCGCGCACCGGCGAGATGGACAAGATCGACGGGCCGTACTACTTCCTCCCGGCGATCTCCCGGCTGGCCGCGCTCCCCCGGCGCCTGCCGCTGGCCGGGCCCGATCTGGGCGCCACCAACCTGGTGCCGGTGGACTACGTGGTCGCCGCGATGGACCACCTGATGCACACCGAACTGCCGTCGGGCAGCACCTTCCACCTCGCTTCGCCGCGGCCGCAGTCGCTGACCGAGGTGTACAACGCCTTCGCGCGGGCGGCGGGCGGGCCGCGCATCGCCGTGCACGTGCCCGGCGCGGGCCTGCTGCGCGCGGCCGGGCACCTCGCCGCGTCCGGTGTCGACCGGCTGCCCGGCGGCCGGTCCGCGCGCCGCGCGGTGCTGGAGGAACTCGGCATCCCGATCGAGGTGCTGCCGCACCTGAGCATGGCCGTGCGGTTCGACACCGAGGCCACCACCGCCGCGCTGGCGGGCAGCGGGCTCGAACTGCCCGCGCTGCGCGACTACGCGAAACCGCTGTACGAGTACTGGCTCGCGCACCTGGACCCGGATCGCGCGCGACGCGGCGAGCGCCTGCGTGGCCGGACCGTGTTGATCACCGGCGCGTCCTCGGGCATCGGCAAGGCGTCCGCGCTGGCGCTCGCCGAACGCGGTGCCAAGGTCCTGCTGGTGGCCCGCCGCGCGGACGAGCTGAACCGCGTGCGCGAGCAGGTGCTGGCCGCGGGCGGCGAAGC
Coding sequences within:
- a CDS encoding NAD(P)/FAD-dependent oxidoreductase, producing MSGPQRIVIIGGGLAGAGAAASLRENGYSGEVLLFGADAHRPYELPALSKGLLLGDAEEPDWVRDQNFYSEHDIGLHLGTRVTRIEMGARLVLDAAGGEHRYDRLLLATGSKPRSLPVRGADLAGIHTLRTLDDALALRAAFAKADRVVIIGSGWIGSEAAAAARRHGAEVTVVGMESTPLESVLGTEVGGVFRDLHTEQGVRWRLRSSVADFVGDEGAVTGVRLTDGSVLEADVVLLAVGAAPETGLAHAAGLELAEDGGVCVDAVLRTAAPDVYAAGDVASQFHPKYGRRVRVEHWANAKNQGEHVAKNLLGAHEPYQRAPYFFSDQYDLGCEYRGLADLDTNRLVVRGELASREFIAFWLDGDRVTAAMNVNVWDAGDALKHLVDTGTPVTDEQLTRGDLSNVG
- a CDS encoding SDR family oxidoreductase gives rise to the protein MTSYFVTGATGFLGKRLVGRLLARRGTETVYALVRETSRGKLAALAHQWPNADRLVPVTGDLTEPGLGVDAGALGRIDHVVHLGAIYDFTASEKANREANVDGTRHTLEFARATGARMHHVSSIAVAGNHAGRFTEADFDLGQGFDSPYHATKFEAEKLVRESGLSHTVYRPSAVVGDSRTGEMDKIDGPYYFLPAISRLAALPRRLPLAGPDLGATNLVPVDYVVAAMDHLMHTELPSGSTFHLASPRPQSLTEVYNAFARAAGGPRIAVHVPGAGLLRAAGHLAASGVDRLPGGRSARRAVLEELGIPIEVLPHLSMAVRFDTEATTAALAGSGLELPALRDYAKPLYEYWLAHLDPDRARRGERLRGRTVLITGASSGIGKASALALAERGAKVLLVARRADELNRVREQVLAAGGEADCYPCDLTDGDSVDALVKDVLADHGGVDVLVNNAGRSIRRSVLLSTERFHDFERTMAINYFGPVRLILGLLPSMADRGYGHVVNVTTQGLQTDTPRFSAYLASKAALEEFGLAAGRETLSDGITFSSVRMPLVRTDMIAPTGLYRTLPAASPETAAKLVVKAVERRPEILNRPEGTAAELATRAVPRLARFAAHLVYRVVPESAPEARGKRRPPLASVAGALTRLAWRRGA